In the Phaeobacter gallaeciensis genome, one interval contains:
- the rplD gene encoding 50S ribosomal protein L4, translating into MKLDVIKLDGGKAGDIELSEDLFGLEPRADILHRVVRWQRNNAQAGTHKVKTRSETSYSTKKIYRQKGTGGARHGDRNAPIFRKGGIYKGPTPRSHGHELTKKFRKLGLRHALSAKAKAGELVVIEDATAEGKTAALAKQVKNLGWKRALVIDGAAVNEGFLKASRNIDGLDILPTMGANVYDILKRDTLVITKAGVEALEARLK; encoded by the coding sequence TCGAACTGTCCGAAGACCTGTTCGGTCTGGAGCCGCGTGCGGACATCCTGCACCGTGTGGTCCGCTGGCAGCGCAACAACGCGCAGGCCGGTACCCACAAGGTCAAGACCCGCTCGGAAACCTCCTACTCGACCAAGAAGATCTATCGCCAGAAGGGCACCGGCGGCGCACGCCACGGTGACCGTAACGCGCCGATCTTCCGCAAAGGTGGTATCTACAAGGGCCCGACCCCGCGTAGCCACGGCCACGAGCTGACCAAGAAGTTCCGCAAGCTGGGCCTGCGCCACGCGCTGTCCGCCAAGGCGAAAGCGGGTGAACTGGTCGTGATCGAGGACGCAACCGCAGAGGGCAAGACCGCTGCTCTGGCCAAGCAGGTGAAAAACCTGGGCTGGAAACGCGCGCTGGTCATCGACGGTGCAGCCGTGAACGAAGGGTTCCTCAAAGCATCGCGTAACATCGACGGTCTGGATATCCTGCCGACGATGGGTGCAAACGTCTATGACATCCTGAAGCGTGACACCCTGGTGATCACCAAGGCGGGTGTCGAAGCACTGGAGGCTCGACTGAAATGA